From a region of the Corythoichthys intestinalis isolate RoL2023-P3 chromosome 7, ASM3026506v1, whole genome shotgun sequence genome:
- the pole4 gene encoding DNA polymerase epsilon subunit 4 isoform X1 gives MLVLFCCHLCHVAAKAHFWICFLSNITTEEEKEKMAATVAVPVAHADHESDRCASEEECRGADALDEGVQQQATGPTAAVGHNRLSKLPLTRIKALMKTDPDVSLASQESVFIIAKATELFVEMIAKDALVYAQQGKRKTLQRKDLDNAIEAIDEFAFLEGTLD, from the exons ATGTTAGTCCTCTTCTGTTGTCATCTGTGTCATGTCGCGGCCAAAGCACACTTTTGGATTTGCTTTCTGTCAAATATAACGACAGAGGAAGAAAAAGAGAAAATGGCAGCCACAGTGGCGGTACCCGTCGCCCACGCAGACCATGAGTCCGACCGCTGTGCGAGCGAGGAGGAGTGCCGTGGTGCCGATGCGCTAGATGAAGGCGTTCAGCAGCAGGCGACGGGCCCCACGGCCGCAGTGGGCCACAACCGGCTGTCCAAGCTACCGCTGACCCGCATTAAGGCCTTGATGAAGACCGACCCAGACGTGTCCCTCGCCAGCCAGGAGTCTGTCTTCATCATCGCAAAAGCCACG GAGCTGTTTGTTGAGATGATCGCCAAAGATGCTTTGGTATATGCTCAGCAAGGCAagagaaaaacattgcaaagaAAAGACCTGG ACAATGCGATCGAGGCCATAGATGAATTTGCATTTCTGGAAG GCACATTAGATTAA
- the pole4 gene encoding DNA polymerase epsilon subunit 4 isoform X3, protein MAATVAVPVAHADHESDRCASEEECRGADALDEGVQQQATGPTAAVGHNRLSKLPLTRIKALMKTDPDVSLASQESVFIIAKATELFVEMIAKDALVYAQQGKRKTLQRKDLDNAIEAIDEFAFLEGTLD, encoded by the exons ATGGCAGCCACAGTGGCGGTACCCGTCGCCCACGCAGACCATGAGTCCGACCGCTGTGCGAGCGAGGAGGAGTGCCGTGGTGCCGATGCGCTAGATGAAGGCGTTCAGCAGCAGGCGACGGGCCCCACGGCCGCAGTGGGCCACAACCGGCTGTCCAAGCTACCGCTGACCCGCATTAAGGCCTTGATGAAGACCGACCCAGACGTGTCCCTCGCCAGCCAGGAGTCTGTCTTCATCATCGCAAAAGCCACG GAGCTGTTTGTTGAGATGATCGCCAAAGATGCTTTGGTATATGCTCAGCAAGGCAagagaaaaacattgcaaagaAAAGACCTGG ACAATGCGATCGAGGCCATAGATGAATTTGCATTTCTGGAAG GCACATTAGATTAA
- the pole4 gene encoding DNA polymerase epsilon subunit 4 isoform X2 — protein MLVFILQLLTCNEEEKEKMAATVAVPVAHADHESDRCASEEECRGADALDEGVQQQATGPTAAVGHNRLSKLPLTRIKALMKTDPDVSLASQESVFIIAKATELFVEMIAKDALVYAQQGKRKTLQRKDLDNAIEAIDEFAFLEGTLD, from the exons AGGAAGAAAAAGAGAAAATGGCAGCCACAGTGGCGGTACCCGTCGCCCACGCAGACCATGAGTCCGACCGCTGTGCGAGCGAGGAGGAGTGCCGTGGTGCCGATGCGCTAGATGAAGGCGTTCAGCAGCAGGCGACGGGCCCCACGGCCGCAGTGGGCCACAACCGGCTGTCCAAGCTACCGCTGACCCGCATTAAGGCCTTGATGAAGACCGACCCAGACGTGTCCCTCGCCAGCCAGGAGTCTGTCTTCATCATCGCAAAAGCCACG GAGCTGTTTGTTGAGATGATCGCCAAAGATGCTTTGGTATATGCTCAGCAAGGCAagagaaaaacattgcaaagaAAAGACCTGG ACAATGCGATCGAGGCCATAGATGAATTTGCATTTCTGGAAG GCACATTAGATTAA